In the genome of Fervidobacterium gondwanense DSM 13020, one region contains:
- a CDS encoding GGDEF domain-containing protein, translating into MVDAKSEHPKLIRSFPSVFVENFDDFVISINSYTFSSRFLIPTTIEISRKNDSCSVFFNHFGEKPILTGNQHVISLSELERTNLINSLLRIAKFVFFDNIPPFPAYTLYDIYAYATEFFFSPPFVLNNEVWRQVIENPHVVGDYIFIDEEFLTTGRFNKASTMRILADLIDFFDLKKEFTQISSKMRAFEIGEEDFIYHGNEIEFARNIVEKIASESSLREVFCIDTKDVYKIFKDYISVVEYHIRKSTQYAVLYLGNDFTNILRQLLSKYSSLIADEEKISLTKCLYNVCKFDSVVEELIPILKRFKKMILIIKDLDNCSPLISRFLGILDDLKMEAGVLAFKSSRADVVYNLDVDRSNAAQDFSRYETHIEEATLERDDLYIALLGYRFNKHDLAVLEKVLGKSLESNVYRLQASGLLRTDDGEYIVSENLKKVLSEIDEKEVREIHLKLAKEYSKSISPYTLNLKKAAEHYEYAGSKTSAVVTYLMFIRNAMSNYNFSQTVILNVFETLWNILQDINRTDLYAFHKLRLEFEYRTNKKVFDAVVPKKEKGIYAYLRAYELFVNEKYTECIEFIDGLLNSESCTDYVRYNLIFLKERAYLVLHDRLEDEKQISDIAQNISAVNLPWMELKAKMFWLLGNSKSYSDSRKARDYLQMAEPIAKEHNLEHILIDIYNTLGIVYDGTLLSTMYFQEAIRTAQKIGYTKRALVPRLNLVRELLYFGKFDDLERELSGVSLSLSNELSPSDRAYFNRLRGMIYTYLRKYEDGLKYFEEAYEIEKQHNLPHASLRARILHELICGNYENAKTIIIENYDDQAIHVRGFEFLIKLVLAKDDNEFLQNWLAYKNSPYNLLREEMLFIFSEQLTRLDPKGFVDEITKWERLFGSQLVKLSLLYVLLAKANYYKALNNSVKFELTKLEISRLLSEMGIRESFSEYSFDKYSERIPSNELYPIADMLYVLKSVDSDVSLEDVVRITSNVMVNVFKPNRLYVSVLDKKYNFDISVGLLPKFGEKSYLNFEPVEVYIKEKIDKDCEYAIYMSSERHVHDVTEQQKLMNNVILLEELFSGQLRGLIYRERATMDPLTGLYNRWKFNSIFDEYMQNSKTSGEEFSVFLCDVDSFKKINDTYGHLKGDEVLRVLAKILEENIESAGIVARYGGEEFVGILKGDKDKCVTLCENVRRIIEDKSAELLGFKVTMSFGISSCREKETKSEILGLADQRLYKAKEIGKNRVCYD; encoded by the coding sequence GTGGTTGACGCGAAATCAGAGCACCCCAAGCTGATAAGAAGTTTTCCGAGCGTTTTTGTTGAGAACTTTGATGATTTTGTTATTAGTATAAATTCATACACATTTTCAAGTAGATTTTTAATTCCCACAACTATAGAGATTTCAAGAAAGAATGATTCATGCTCGGTCTTTTTCAACCATTTTGGTGAAAAACCTATTTTGACCGGCAATCAACATGTGATAAGTTTGTCGGAATTAGAACGAACGAATCTAATTAACTCACTCCTCAGGATTGCTAAGTTCGTATTTTTTGATAATATCCCTCCATTTCCTGCGTATACTCTGTACGATATATACGCTTATGCTACAGAATTCTTCTTTTCGCCACCATTTGTACTTAACAATGAAGTGTGGAGACAGGTAATTGAGAATCCACATGTTGTGGGTGATTATATTTTCATAGATGAGGAATTCCTAACAACAGGTCGTTTTAATAAGGCAAGCACGATGAGAATTTTGGCAGATCTGATAGACTTTTTTGACCTGAAAAAAGAATTTACACAGATTAGCAGTAAGATGAGGGCTTTCGAAATTGGTGAGGAAGATTTCATCTATCATGGGAATGAGATAGAATTTGCTCGGAACATTGTGGAAAAGATAGCTTCCGAGAGTTCTTTAAGAGAAGTTTTTTGTATAGACACAAAAGATGTGTACAAAATCTTTAAAGACTATATTTCAGTCGTTGAATACCACATTAGAAAATCTACACAGTATGCTGTTCTGTACCTTGGTAATGATTTTACAAATATTCTTAGACAGCTTCTATCTAAGTATTCGAGTCTTATAGCCGATGAGGAAAAGATTAGCTTAACTAAGTGTCTTTATAATGTTTGCAAATTTGATAGTGTAGTCGAGGAACTAATCCCAATACTGAAGAGATTTAAAAAAATGATACTCATCATCAAGGACTTGGATAATTGTAGCCCGTTAATAAGTAGATTTTTAGGAATACTGGATGATTTAAAAATGGAAGCAGGAGTATTAGCTTTTAAATCGAGTCGTGCAGATGTTGTTTATAATTTAGATGTCGATAGAAGTAATGCAGCACAGGACTTTTCAAGATATGAAACACATATTGAAGAAGCAACCTTAGAACGCGATGATTTGTACATAGCTTTGCTCGGTTATAGATTTAATAAACATGACTTGGCAGTTCTTGAAAAAGTTTTGGGTAAGAGTCTTGAGAGTAATGTTTATAGATTGCAGGCTTCAGGGCTTTTAAGAACGGACGACGGCGAATACATAGTTTCAGAAAACCTCAAAAAAGTTCTCAGCGAAATTGATGAAAAAGAGGTAAGAGAAATTCACCTCAAGCTTGCTAAAGAGTACAGCAAGAGTATTTCGCCTTACACATTAAATTTGAAAAAGGCGGCCGAGCACTACGAGTATGCTGGTTCTAAAACATCGGCTGTGGTTACGTATTTAATGTTTATCAGAAATGCCATGAGCAATTATAACTTTTCTCAAACTGTAATTTTAAACGTTTTCGAAACGCTATGGAATATATTGCAGGATATCAACCGTACTGATCTCTATGCCTTTCACAAGCTGAGGTTGGAATTCGAATATAGAACAAATAAGAAAGTTTTTGATGCTGTCGTCCCAAAAAAGGAAAAGGGAATTTATGCCTATTTGAGAGCATACGAATTATTTGTGAACGAAAAATACACTGAATGTATAGAGTTTATCGATGGCTTGCTCAATTCGGAAAGTTGCACTGACTATGTGCGTTATAATTTAATCTTCCTCAAAGAGAGGGCCTACTTGGTCTTACACGACAGATTGGAAGATGAAAAGCAAATTTCGGATATTGCTCAAAATATAAGCGCTGTCAATCTACCTTGGATGGAACTTAAAGCAAAGATGTTTTGGCTTTTGGGAAACTCAAAATCGTATTCGGATTCGAGGAAAGCAAGAGATTATCTGCAGATGGCGGAGCCCATTGCAAAGGAGCATAATCTCGAACACATATTAATCGATATCTACAACACTCTTGGAATTGTGTATGATGGCACTTTGCTTTCAACGATGTATTTTCAAGAAGCCATACGCACTGCACAAAAGATTGGCTACACAAAACGAGCTTTAGTTCCGCGGCTTAATTTGGTACGTGAGCTTTTGTATTTTGGAAAGTTTGACGACTTGGAAAGAGAACTATCTGGAGTGTCGCTAAGTTTGTCAAATGAGCTCTCCCCGTCAGATAGGGCCTATTTTAACAGATTAAGAGGAATGATATATACTTATTTGAGAAAATATGAAGATGGACTGAAATACTTTGAAGAAGCTTACGAGATTGAAAAGCAACATAATTTGCCACATGCTTCTTTAAGAGCCCGCATACTGCACGAATTAATTTGTGGAAATTACGAAAACGCAAAGACAATAATCATTGAAAATTACGACGATCAAGCAATTCATGTTCGTGGATTCGAGTTCCTTATAAAACTGGTGTTAGCCAAAGATGATAATGAGTTTTTACAGAATTGGCTGGCATACAAAAATTCACCGTACAATTTGTTGAGAGAGGAGATGCTTTTCATATTCTCTGAACAGCTAACAAGACTTGACCCAAAAGGATTTGTGGATGAAATTACAAAATGGGAAAGGTTGTTCGGTTCCCAGCTGGTTAAACTCTCTCTTTTGTATGTGTTGCTTGCTAAAGCAAATTATTATAAGGCTCTCAATAACAGCGTAAAGTTTGAACTTACAAAGCTTGAAATATCAAGGTTGTTATCGGAAATGGGGATCCGTGAAAGTTTTTCAGAATATAGCTTTGACAAATATTCGGAAAGAATACCTTCAAATGAACTTTATCCAATCGCTGATATGCTTTACGTTTTAAAATCCGTTGATTCTGACGTGAGTTTGGAGGATGTTGTGCGAATAACTTCAAATGTTATGGTTAATGTTTTTAAACCTAACAGACTTTATGTTTCGGTTTTGGATAAAAAATACAACTTTGATATATCAGTAGGTTTATTACCAAAGTTTGGTGAAAAATCTTATCTGAACTTCGAACCTGTGGAGGTGTACATAAAAGAGAAAATAGACAAAGATTGCGAATATGCTATTTATATGTCTTCCGAAAGACACGTTCACGATGTCACTGAACAACAGAAACTTATGAACAATGTAATTTTGCTCGAAGAGTTGTTCTCAGGACAGCTGAGAGGGCTGATATATAGAGAGCGCGCTACAATGGATCCGTTAACTGGTTTGTATAACAGGTGGAAATTTAACAGCATATTCGACGAGTATATGCAAAATTCAAAGACTTCAGGCGAAGAATTCAGCGTTTTTCTGTGCGATGTGGACTCTTTCAAAAAAATCAACGATACTTATGGCCATTTAAAAGGCGATGAAGTGTTGAGAGTTTTGGCAAAAATTCTCGAGGAGAACATTGAAAGCGCTGGTATAGTGGCAAGGTACGGCGGAGAAGAATTCGTTGGAATTTTAAAAGGTGACAAAGACAAATGTGTAACACTATGTGAGAATGTGAGAAGGATAATCGAGGATAAATCTGCAGAGTTACTTGGTTTCAAGGTCACTATGAGTTTTGGGATCTCTTCTTGTAGAGAGAAAGAAACAAAATCGGAGATACTTGGCCTTGCTGACCAAAGGCTTTATAAAGCAAAAGAAATAGGAAAGAACAGAGTTTGCTATGACTGA